A region from the Hydra vulgaris chromosome 08, alternate assembly HydraT2T_AEP genome encodes:
- the LOC136083017 gene encoding uncharacterized protein LOC136083017, translating to MAKTCSDAMTFFGTLQRIYTLFASSTKRWTVFKKHVKCLSIKPLSETRWECRMESVKAVRFQSAEVCDALEELAKSTNDAQGKSEAESLVSQMTNYRFLVALCFWHSLLFQVNFTSKELQSNTIDIAAGLTSFEKLFDWLKTYRETGFVAALIDAKELANELEVEPIFQQKPCYKKKKMFLYESSNEPIIDPKTEFG from the coding sequence ATGGCTAAAACATGTTCAGACGCCATGACATTTTTTGGAACCCTGCAGCGTATTTACACTCTTTTTGCTTCATCTACAAAAAGATGGactgtttttaaaaagcatgtGAAATGCCTGTCTATTAAACCATTATCAGAAACGAGATGGGAATGTAGAATGGAAAGTGTTAAAGCTGTACGATTTCAATCCGCAGAAGTGTGTGATGCTTTAGAAGAACTAGCAAAAAGCACAAATGATGCTCAAGGGAAAAGTGAGGCTGAATCATTAGTAAGCCAAATGACAAATTATAGGTTTCTGGTTGCACTATGTTTTTGGCACTCTTTattgtttcaagtaaattttaCTAGCAAGGAACTTCAAAGCAATACCATTGACATTGCCGCGGGGCTgacatcttttgaaaaattgtttgattgGTTGAAGACATACCGAGAGACAGGCTTTGTAGCAGCATTGATTGATGCCAAAGAGCTTGCAAATGAGTTAGAAGTTGAACCCATATTTCAACAGAAGCCCTGttacaagaaaaagaaaatgtttctttatgAATCTTCTAACGAACCAATTATAGACCCCAAGACAGAATTCGggtaa